Within Paenibacillus sp. RUD330, the genomic segment AATCAAAAAAGATATGTTCGACATGGAACCGCTGGAGATCGCGCGGCTGCTGGTGGAGCGTGACGCGACGTTCCACGCGATGCATGAGGGCGTCATCGCCATCCACAACGATGAGCGGATCGCCGTCTTCAACGAACGGGCCCGGCAGATTTTCCATATCGGCGGCGAAGTGGTCGGACGGCCCATCCGCGAGGTCCTCCCCGATACACGGCTGCCGGAAATTCTGGAGCTGGATGCTCCGGTCTACCAGCAGGAAATCTTCATCGGCGGCCAGCATATTGTCAGCAACCGCGTTCCGATCCGCGTACAGGGGCATACCGTCGGAGCAGTAGCCATTTTCCAGGATCGGACCGAAGTCGCCAGGATGGCGGAAGAGCTGGCCGGGGTAAAAGCATTCGTAGACACGGTGCGGGTCCAAAACCATGAGTATATGAACCGCCTGCATACGATCGGGGGACTGATCCAGCTCGGACAGGGCGAGCAGGCGCTCGACTACCTGTTCCGCATGTCGGGAGAGCGGGAGGAGCTGAACCGGTTCCTCGGCACCCGGTTTTTCCATGACAGCCTGACAGGCTTGCTGCTCGGCAAGATCAGCCGCGGCCAGGAGCTCGGCATCGACGTGCAGATCGATCCCCACAGCCGGCTGCAGCATTTCCCGGAGCATCTCGACCATCATGACTTCGTCGTCCTGCTCGGCAATCTGATCGAAAATGCCTTCGATTCGCTGGCGGCCGCTCCTGAACCCAGACGCGTGCTCGTCAGCCTGGAGCAGGACGACTAGCAGCTCTCGCTGCTCGTCGAGGACAACGGCTGCGGCATGGACGAGCATGTCCGCCGCCGCATGTTCGAGCGAGGCTTCAGCACCAAGCCCGGCGACGGCCGGGGCATCGGCATGCATCTGATCGCAGGCATCGCCGAGAAGGGCGGCGGAACGATCCAGGTCGAATCCGCGCCCGGAGCAGGCACATCCATCACGCTGTTCTTCCCGATGACGGAGGAGAGACAGCCGGAGAAAGGAAAAGGCGAAAATGAAGACGGTTGAGGTCATCCTGATCGAAGACGATCCCATGGTCCGCGAGGTGAACCGGCAATTCGTGGAATCGGCGGAAGGCTTCCGCGTCGTCGGCACCGCTTCCGGCGGACGGGAAGGCATGGAGCTGATCCGGCGCATGAATCCGGATCTGGTCATTCTCGACATTTACATGCCTGGACTTGACGGCATCCAGACGCTGCGCCAGCTGCGCAGCGAAGGCCATGCAGCCGGAGTCATCGTCATCAGCGCCGCCAACGACCGGGACACGATCCGCTCCATGGTGCAGGGCGGAGCGGACGATTACATCATGAAGCCGTTCAAGGCGGAGCGCGTGCGGGAAGCCCTCCTGCGCTGGCGCCAGCGCAGCGAGCAGCTCGCCGACGGCGGGGAGCTGGATCAAGGCGAGCTGGACCGGTTCCTGCACGGCGCGGGCCTTTCGGCATCAGCCGCCCCTCCTTCCGGGAGCGGAGGCAGCCTTCCCAAAGGGCTGCAAGCGGCTACGCTGGCACAGATTCTCCGCTATCTGGGGCTGCAGCCGGAAGCTGTGTCGGCCGAGAGCGTCGCCGAAAACGTCGGCATCGCCCGGGTGACCGCCAGACGGTATTTGGAGCATCTGGCCAAGAGCGGCCAGGTCACTCTGCAGCTTCAATACGGCCTCGGCCGGCCGGTCAACCTTTATTCTCTGAACAAAACCTGATCGTCATACGAACCGCAGCAAGCGCCGGCTGCGGTTTTTTTTGCATTCCGTCCGGGAGGTGTCGCCTTCGCCGGGCACCTTATCCCTTCATGACCATAAAGACCAAAACAACCATTATGACCGTATGCTAGCGCTTTCAATTGAAAGCGATATCATGAAGAGCAGAACCAATGACATGAATCTTCAGATGCAAAGGATGTGCAGTCCCATGTCCATACCTACAGGCGCTTCAACACCGATCATTCTCCGGCTGGAGCTCAGCCGGGCCACCGCTTCGTTCGCCCAGATCGCTACGGTCATCGGGGATACGGGCGGCGATATCGTCGCGATCGACGTCACGCGCTCGGATTCCGCCTCCACCGTGCGCGACCTCACCGTCAACGTGTACGACCAGAGCCATGCCGACCGGATCGCATCCGCAGTCGGCCAGCTTCCCGGCGTCCGCGTGCTGCAGGTGTCCGACCAGACGTTCCTGCTCCATATCGGAGGCAAGATCGAGACGACGCCCAAAACGCCGATCAAAAACCGCGACGATCTGTCCCGCGTCTACACGCCCGGAGTCGCGAGAGTATGCATGGCCATCCATGAGAAGCCGTCCCGCGCCCATACGCTGACGATCAAGCGCAACACGATCGCGGTCGTCTCCGACGGCTCCGCCGTGCTCGGCCTCGGCAACATCGGGCCGGAAGCCGCGATGCCGGTCATGGAAGGCAAGGCCGTCCTGTTCAAGCAGTTCGCCGGGGTGGATGCTTTCCCGATCTGCCTGAAAACCCAGGATACCGAAGAGATCATCGCGATCGTCAAGGCTCTCTCTCCGACCTTCGGCGGCATCAATCTGGAGGACATCTCCGCTCCGCGCTGCTTCGAGATCGAACGGCGCCTCGCCGAGGAGCTCGATATTCCCGTCTTCCATGACGACCAGCACGGCACGGCCGTCGTGCTGCTGGCCGGACTGCTCAACGCCGTCAAACTCATCGGCAAGACGCTGGAATCGTGCAAAGTCGTCGTATGCGGCATAGGCGCCGCAGGCACCGCCTGCTCCAAGATGCTGATGGCCGCCGGAGTCGGCAACATCATCGGCGTGGACCGCGAGGGCGCCCTTGTCCCCGGCAAGAGCTACGCCAACGAATACTGGCAATGGTATGCCGACAACTCGAACCCTTACCGGCTCGAGGGCAGCCTCTCCGACGTCATCGCGGACGCGGATATCTTCATCGGCGTGTCCGGTCCCGGCGTGCTGAAGACCGACGACTTGCAGAAAATGGCCCCCGACCCGATCGTATTCGCGATGGCGAACCCAACCCCGGAAATTTTGCCGGAGGAGGCCGAGCCTTATGTCCGCGTCATGGCGACGGGCCGCTCCGACTATCCGAACCAGATCAACAACGTGCTCTGCTTCCCGGGCATCTTCCGCGGCATCCTCGACTGCCGCGCCTCCCGCGTGACGGAGGAGATGAAGCTGGCCGCCGCCAAGGCGATCGCTTCTGTCGTGACGGACGAGGAGCTGAACGAGCAGTATATCATTCCGAGCGTGTTCAACCACCAGGTCGTGGAGAAGGTGCGCGAGGCGGTCATCGAAGCCGCATACGCCTCCGGCGTCGCCCGCAAGGAGACCCCCTCCAAGCCGAAAGCCTCGGCTCCAACGCCTATTTGAAGGAAACAATCCGAATCCGATCCTAACAACCGACCCGACCAGAAAGAGGGATTCCGATGAAAATCAACTTCAGAAACCTGACCGTCCAGGTGCTGACCGCTATCGTGATCGGCATCGCCATTGGGTATTTCTTCCCGAGCTTCGGCGCTTCGCTCAAGGTGCTCGCCGACATCTTCATCAAGCTGATCAAGATGGTCATCACACCGATCGTGTTTTTCACGATCGTCATCGGCTTCGCAGGCATGGGCAGCATGAAAAAGATCGGCCGCATCGGCGGCAAGGCGCTGCTCTACTTCGAGCTCGTGACGACCTTCGCCATGGCGATCGGCATCGCCATCGCCTACCTGATCCGTCCCGGCGACCGCGTCGGCCTTGCTGCCGACACCTCCGGCGTCGGCAGCAAGGCCGACGCGGTCGCCGGCTATGCGCAGCAGGCATCCGAAACCTCGCATGGCTTCAAGGACTTCCTGCTCGGCATCATTCCCGACAACGCGATCGCCGCGATGGCGAGCGGCCAGATGCTGCCGGTGCTCTTCTTCTCCGTCCTGTTCGGCCTCGCGCTGTCCATGCTCGGCGACAAGGGCCATCCGGTTACGGAATTTTTCGAGAAGCTGAACGAAATCTTCTTCAAGATCGTCGGCATCATCATGAAGTTCTCTCCGTACGCCGCGGGCGGAGCGATGGCCTATACGATCGGCAAGTTCGGCCTCGGCTCCCTCCTCTCGCTGGGCAAAATGATGCTCGCGACATACATGACGATGTTCCTGTTCATCGTTGTCGTGCTCGGCCTGATCGCCCGCTACTACAAGTTCAGCATCTTCGGCCTGATCCGCCACATCAAGGACGAGATCCTGCTCGTGCTCGGCACCTCCTCCTCGGAGTCCGCCCTGCCGCGCCTCATGAACAAGATGGAGTCCTACGGCTGCTCCAAGCCCGTCGTCGGTCTCGTCGTCCCGACCGGTTATTCCTTCAATCTGGACGGCACCAGCATCTACCTCTCGATGGCGGCGCTCTTCATCGCGCAGGCTTACGGCATCGAGCTGACTCTGCTCCAGATCGCGACCTTCCTCGGCGTGCTCATGCTCACCTCCAAGGGAGCGGCCGGCGTCACCGGCTCCGGCTTCATTACGCTCGCAGCCACCTTGGCCGCCCTGCCCGGCACGCCGATTCCGCTTGAAGGCATCGCGCTGCTGATCGGCGTCGACCGCTTCATGTCGGAGGCGCGCGCCATCACGAATCTGATCGGCAACTCCGTCGCTACCGTCGTCATCGCCAAGAGCGAAAACCAGTTCCAGCCTCTGAAGGAAGCCGGTCCTGAGCTCGACCCTTCGTCCAGCCGCGCCGCCTCTGCCTGAAGCCGGCTCCAGCAGCCGGGCGAAGTCCCTTGCGCGAAAAAACCGCAGCCCCGAGGGCTGCGGTTTTCTGCACGCTTAATTGGACAGATTCTGCACAGCCGGCTTGGACCTTGGCCGCGCGTACAGCGCATAGAAGGCGATGAAGGCGGCCACGGCCACGATCAAGCCCTGGATGGCGAACAGGTAACGGAAGGAAAGCTCGTTCATCAGCTGAGCCATGATCAGATAGATGCCCAGCGAGAGAACGGAGAAGACCGTATTGAAGGTGGAGTGGACCCGTCCCTGGTAAGCCAGCTCGGTCTCCTCCTGCGCCCGGGTGATGAACAGGATGCCTACCTGGAAGAAGGCGCCGATCAGGAAATAAAGAAGCATCGCGACGCCGAGGCCGCCGCTGAAGCCGAACAGGAAGATCGCCAGCGCGATGCCGGCCATCCCTCCGGTCATGACCAGCCGGTTGCCCAGCGCGCGGGCGATCGGAGGCAGGATCAGGTTGCCCGTGACCGCTCCGAGGGCGAAGCTCGCGTCGATGTAGCCGAATCCGGCCGCCCCCACCATCAGCGTATCCTTGGCAAAAGGACCGAGCAGGACGTTGATCGTGTACAGCGACATGCGGATGAAAAAGATCATGGCGTAAAAAATGAGGATCGTATGGCGCCCGCGGATATGGGTCCACCCCTCCTTCATGTCTTCCCAATAGCTCCGGAAGCCGCCGCTGGAGGCCTGTTCGGCTCTCGTCGGACGGACGACGCCCTTGCGGATGAGCAGGATGCAGACCGCCGACACGAGGAAGCTCGCCGCATTGATGCCCATGACGGACACGGCCGACGACAGGCCGACGAGAAGTCCGCCGACGCCCGCTCCGAGAAGCACGCCCGACTGCATGGCGATGGCGTTGGTGGAGTTGGCGTACAGCAGCTTCTGCGGCGGAATGACCTCCCGGATCAGCGACATGGCGGCCGGGGTGTAGATTTCATCTCCCAGCGCGACGAGGAACGTGACCAGATACAGATGCCACGGCTCCAGCATGCCCTGCCACCACAGCAGCGGGATGGCAAGCAAGGCGGCTGCCCGGAAGATATCCATGAGCACAGCGATCCATTTGCGGTCGAAGCGGTCCACGAACACCCCGATGAGGGGGGAGAGGACGACGCCCGGCAGCGAGGTGAAAATAAGGACGTACGCCACCGACGCCGGATTGCCGGTCAGCTGCATGGCGAGCCAGCTGGTCGCGATGAACTGCATTCCGGTACCCAGCATGGAGATCGTATGTCCGATGAAATAGAGCAGGTACGGCCGGAACCGGAAAATCTCCCAGCGTCCTGCGGCGGATGCTTCGTTCATAGCTCCAATCCCCTTCGCGTTATATACTCACGCACGGTTCCCGGCGGCTGACCGGCGGCTGCGGCCGGCTTCCTGCGCCTCGCCGCCCGAAGCAGCACGGCGCACAGCTCCTCGGGAGCGTCGGCAAAATAGAAATGGCCTCCCGGCAGCCTGACCAGCTCGAAGGAGTCCCGGGTCCACCCCTCCCAGCCCGCCGCGGCTTCGGCCTGGACATGAGGATCCTGCATGCCGACGACGGCCGTAATCGGCATGTCCAGCTTGGCCGGGGCGGTCCGGCGATAGGCCCGCACCGCCTCGAGATCGTTCTTCATCGCGGGCAGGACGATCTCCATGACGGCCGGATCGTCGAGCAGCTTTTCATCCAAGCCCCCAAGCCGCCGGAGATAGTCCCTCACCCGCTCTTCGTTCATGGACTCATACGAGGAGCTGGAGCGGGGCGGAGGATGCGCCGAAGCGACGAAGCCTTCGATGAAGCCGAGCCTGGAGCCGTGCCTCTGCAGCATGTCGTAGGCGATCAGCGCCCCCATGCTGTGGCCCAGCAGCAGCGCCGGCTTGTCGTCGCATCCGGAGAGAGCTTCGGCGATCCGATCCCCGTAGGCTTCGATGGTCGAAGCCATCTCTTCCCCGAAGCGGTCCTGCCGGCCGGGATATTGGATCGCGAGGCATTCCAGGCCCGCTCCGCGCAGCTCCCGGCTCAGCTCCCGGTAATAGCTGGCGGAGCCGCCTGCATGTGGCAGCACGATGATGCGGCTCCGGGCGTGCTCCGGCTCGTCGAACCGGCGCAGCCAGCGGCGCCGTTCAGGCCCGTTCATTCCCGCCCGCCCGTACCGCGACGATAGCCTCCGGCTGCGCAAGATCCGCCGAATCGGCAAGCATCTGCTCCGACGCCCGGGCCTCCCGCAGCAGGCCGGGGTCCAGCTCCGCGAAGATGACCTCGGGCTCCGACTCCGAAGCTTCGGCGATCAGGCGCCCGTACGGGTCCCAGACGGCGCTGCCTCCGCAGGCGTCCCAGACGCCGGTCTTCCCGGCGTGGTTGGCCATGACCGCGAAGACGGTGTTGTCCAGCGCTCTGGCCGGGAACCACACCCGGGATTCCTGATAGCCCATGCCCTTGCTGAACAGCGAGCTGACGAGATAGACGTGGCAGCCGGCCTGCGCCAGGAGGCGGGAATGCTCCGGGAATCCGGCGTCGTAGCAGATGCCGAGGCCGATGGTCCAGTCCCCGATCTTCAGCAGGGTCCGCTTGCCGCCGCTCTTGAAGACTCCTTTCTCGCTGTGGAACAGATGGGCCTTATGGGAAACATGGAGATCGGCTCCGGATGAATCGATCACGATTGAAGAGATGTACAGATCATCGCCTTCCCGGGTCGGCGCCCCGACGATGGCGGCGATCCCGTGCTCCCGGCAGGCTTGCCGGATCGGCTCCAGCCGCTCGTCCCCGGGAGAGAGAGCGTAGAGCTCGGGGTCGGTAACGATGATTTCCGGAACGTAGCCGGTCAAATATTTTTCCGGAAAGACCGCCAGCCGCGCGCCTCCGCGGGCGGCTTCGCCGATCATGGCGGTTGCCCGCCGTACGTTCTCCGGGATGTCCCCGGATGCCGCCGCGGCTTGGGCGACGGCGATGCGGAGCGGTTGAAGCGGATAAGAGCTTTCCTTGAGACTCGTCATCGTAGCTGTTCCTCCTCGGTCATGTTCTTGCTCAGGCCTATGATGGACTTCCCGGATTTCCGGCCTCCCGCATAGATGCGGGCAGGCGGGAATCCGGCGGGCGGCAGCTTCAGCGGGGAGCCAGCGGGCGGGAGAAGCTGTCCGCCTCCGCCCGGATGAACGCGGCGACGTCGGACGGCAGCGTCCGGCAGAAATAATGGCCGCCTCCGCCGAATGTCTTCAGCTCGAGGCCGGGCACCCAGCGGCTCCAGCGGCTCCAGCTGGCCTCGAAGCCCGCCGTGGCGGGATCGTCCTGGGCGAATGCGGCGACGGCCGGCGTGCGGAGACAAACCTCGCCCTCCCTGTCCCAGAGGGACAGCAGATAACGGTTCGACTCGATGGAATCATGGGCGAACGACCGGACCAGATGGCGCTCGTAGTCCTCGCCGAGAGTAGACAGCTCGTCCGTCCCGCTCCACTCCGCATGAAGGCCGGCGATATCGGCGAATTCCAGCCGCTCGGCATTGCCGATCGTCTCCAGGATGTCATGGGGCAGGCCGATCGTCTTCGCCGCCAGAACCAGCCTCTTCGGAGGCAGCGAGCGCTCCTCCAGCAGCCGGGTGACCTCCAGAGCGAGAGCCGTGCCGACGCAGTGTCCCCAGAGAATCAGCTCCGTGCGGCCGAGCCTCGAGCCGATCTCGTCCGCAGCCTTGCGGGCAAGCGCATGGAAGTCCGTCAGCGGGCCGCTGCCGGAATGCGGATCATGCCCGGGCAGCTCCAGGGCATACACGGCGATGTCCGCGTCCATGGCCTCGACCGCCTTGGCGGCGGGCAGGAAGTTCAGCGCGTTGCCGCCCGCGTACGGGAAGAAAACGACGCTCCTTGCCGCCTCGGACGATCTGCTGAGGCATTGCAGCAGCTGCGCCGGCGCCTCCTCACTGCCGCCCGCGTCGATGATCTCGAGAGCCAGCTCGCGCAGGATCGACTTCTGCATGATGGTTTTGAGCGGCACCCGCTTGTCCAGCAAGAGGGATACCTTCATCGCGGACAGGGAGCTGCCCCCGATCAGGAAGAAGTCGTCGTCCGCATCCAGCTCCTCCTGCGGACGGCCAAGGACGGCGGACCAGATCTCCTTGACCCTGCCGACAGCGGCCAGGTATTCCGGCTTGCCCTCCTCCTGTCCGGACTCGTCCGTCCGGAATGCGGCCTCGGCCGGCGCGGCCTGGGCCAGTCCGCTTTCCTCGGCTTGTCCGCTCGGCAGCCTGTCGAAGCGGGCGAGCCGAAGGCCGGCTGCCGTCTCGGCATGGGCCTCCTCCGTGCGGTCGACCATGCTCTGGAGGATGTCGATGAACACCTCTCCGAACACGGCCATGTCTTCCACGTCGTATTCCGCCGTGTGGTAGTGCAGGCTGAGCTCCACCTCGTCGGTGTAGAAATGGCGCGAATATTCGATGCGCAGCGGGAATTCCGTGATGGCGGCCGCCCGCACGTCGATCAGATTGAAGCCCGGCAGATCCCGGATGTCCTTCAGGGAGTAGAAATGGGTGAAATTGAACACCGTCTCGAACAGGATGCTGCGGTTTCCTTGATCCTGCTTCACCTGGGCCATCGGATAGCGCCGGTAAGGGAGCGCCGCGGCCTCCGCGTCGTACACGGAGCGGATGAGCCCGCGCCAGCTGCCGCCCTCGTCCAGCACGACCCGGAACGGCATCGTGTTCAGGAACACGCCCAGCGCATCCTCCGCTCCCAGCCGTTCCGGACGGCCGCCGATCTCGTAGCCCGTGAACACGTCGCTGGTCCGCGTCAGCAAGGACTGGAACTTGATATGGGAGGCCAGCAGGATGTCCTTGACCGGCACCATGAGCTCCGCGGCCAGCCGCACGAGCTTGCCGGACAGCCCCTCGGGCAGCTTCACGTCGTGGAAGACGACCTCGTTGCCCCGGCCGGGCCGGGACGGCCTCGCCCGCGGAATGAGGCCGCTCGGAGCCCCGTCCAGCTGCTCCCGCCAGAAGTTGCGGTGAGCCTCGGACTGGATCGCCCGCTGCTCCAGGTAGATGAAGTAGCGGTTATGGTCGTTGCCGCTGATCCGCACGCTGCGCCTGCTCACGCCGTTCTTCAGGTCGAAGTACGTCTGGAACAGATAGGCGTGGACCTTGTTCATGCTCCAGCCGTCCAGGGCGGAATTATGCTGGCTGATGCTGTAGCGGTACAGATCGTCGCTCAGGATATGGATATGCAGCTGGACGAGTCCCGGAGACTCCCACTGAAACGAGCGGTGCTGCTCCTTCCAGAACCAGTCCTCGTACCAGCGCTCCTGCTCCTCCCGCGTGCGGAGGCCGCTCAGGTCGTAGACGTTCAGCGGCAGCCGTTCCGGGTTCTCGTGGACGAGCTGCAGATAGCGGGAGAAGTCCCGCAGATTGTAGCTGGTGCGGAAAATGGGCTGCTCCGCCACAAGGCGGCGGACCGCCTCGCGGAAGACCGGAACGTCGAGCTTGCCGGAAATCAGGTACGAGACGATGTCGTGGTAGTTGTTGTCCCCCTGCATGACGATGCTCTGGTACACGAGTCCCGCCTGCAGCATCGACATCGGATAGGCGTCCTCGATGCCCGCCGGCATGCGGCTGCGGTCCTCCGCCGACACGAGGTCGAATTGTCCGACCTCCCGCTCCGGTTCCTCGCCGTCTCCCCCTTCGCCTGTGCTTTCCAGCAGCCCGCGGATCGTCGGGTTTTTGAACAGCTGCTGGAAGGTGATCTTCCGCCCTTGCTCGTTGGCCAGCGCCAGCACGGTGACGAAGTTGATGGAGTTGCCGCCAAGAGCGAAGAAGTTGTCCTTCACGCCGATGCCTTGAACGCCAAGCACGCTTTCCCAGATGCCCGCCATCCGCAGCTCTTCCTCGGTGGCCGGAGGAATGCGGTCGGGGCTCGGCTCGTCCTGCCGCCCGCGCAGGGCGAGCAGCGCGGCCCGGTCGGCTTTGCCGTTGGGCGTGAGCGGGATGGCATCCACGACGATGATTCCTTCAGGAATCATGTACTTGGGCAAGAGGGCCGCGAGACTCCCGCTCAGCTCCCGCGCCGTGACGGAACGGCTGGCCGGCAGGACGAATCCGTACAGATGCAGCAGGCCGTCTCCCTCGACATGTCCGAGGACGAGAGCATCGCTCACCCCGGGCAGGCTCGTCAGCGCCGCCTCGATTTCTCCCAGCTCGATGCGGAAGCCCCGCACCTTGACCTGCCGGTCGTTGCGGCCCAGATAATCGATGGAGCCGTCCGCCCTCAGCCGCGCCAGGTCGCCCGTCATGTAGACGCGCTCCTCGCCGAGCGACGGCATCGCCACGAACCGCTCCGCCGTCCGCTCGGGATCGCGGATGTAACCCTCCGCTACGCCGACGCCGGCGATGCACAGCTCGCCGACCATGCCGACGGGCCGCTGCCTGCCCAGCCCGTCCACGACGTACAGCCGGAGGTTGTCGATCGGCCGGCCGATCGGCACCGGATGGTCTCCCGGCTGCGTGAGATGGTAGCTGACGTCGACCGTAGCCTCCGTCGGCCCGTAGAGGTTGATCAGCTCGGCCTGTCCGCCCAGGAGGGCATGGAATTTGCCTACATGGTGAGGGCTGAGCGCCTCCCCGCTGCAGAAGACGCGGCGCAGCGACTTCAGCCTCGGCAAGCTTCCCGTGCTCTCGGCGTAATCCAGGAACGCGTTCAGCATGGAGGGGACGAAGTGCAGGGCCGTCGCCGAGCTGCGCTCGATCGCCTCCAGAATCGCCTCGGGATTGGCCTCCTCGTTCGGGGCCAGGAGCGCCACAGAGCAGCCGGCGAGCAGCCACCAGAACAGCTCCCACACCGAGACGTCGAAGGTCGCGGGCGTCTTGTGGAGAATGACGTCGTCCGGGCCGAGCGGATATGCTTTCTGCATCCATTCGATGCGGTTGACGGCGCTGCCGTGGCTCACGCCGACCCCCTTGGGCATGCCGGTCGAGCCGGAGGTGAAAATGACGTAGGCCAGCGACCGTGGAGTCGCCGCCGGTCCGCCTGAAACCGCCGCGACGGACGCCGGCAGGCGATCTAGAGGAAGGACGCTCAGGCCATCCGGAACGAGGCCGGCGTACTTCGCGGAGCAGAGGACGAGCCGGGCTCCGCTCTGGTTCAGGATGCGGCTGTTCCTTTCCTCCGGAGCCTTGGGGTCCAGCGGGAGATAGGCGCGTCCGGCCCGCAGAATGCCGAGAACGCCGACGAGGAATTCCGGCGACCGGTCGGCCAGGATGGCGACAATCTCATCCGAGCTCTCCGCCGCTTCCAGGACGAGGGCGGCGGCTTGCCCCGAGAGGCGCTCCGTCTCCGCATAGGTCAGGACTCCGTCCGGGCCGAGGATGGCGGGACGATCTCTCCGCGCCTCGAAGGACAGCCGGAACAGATCCGTCAGCGCGGCGTCATCCGAATACGGCTGCGCCGTGGCATTCATGCTCTCGCTGACGGAGCGGTCCCAAGAGGTGGACAGCTCCAGCCCGAGCAGGCTCTGCTCCGGGGCGAGCGCAGCCCCTTCCAGCAGCAGAAGCAGCCTGACCGGCAGGCTGCGAACCGTGCCCTCCAAATAACGGGAAGCGTCGCCCGAGACTGTCAGCAGAACATCCGCTTCCCCTTCTCCGGCTGCCGCGAATGCGATGGCCAGAGGCGCAGCCGGCTCGGACAGCCGCTGTCCGCCGGCGCATACCTCGATGGAAGCGGACGGCATCAGCAGGTCGACGGGATAGCGGCCATGCTCCTCCATCCTCTCTCCGGCTTCACGGACCAGCCGGAACAAGTCCCCGAACGTCATTCCGTTCGAGGCCCTCACCCGCAGCGGGAGGCTTGCCCGCTCCCCATCCGGCGAATAATGGAGCAGGAGGTCTTCGGCCACGCCGTTGTAGGCCGAATACACCAAAGCAATGACGGCGGAAGCCAGCATTTCGCCGCGCTCTTCCCCGGCGGCGCCGCATGCTTCGGCCGCTCTGTCCAGCAGCTCCGAAGGCAGGACGCCCGAAGCGCTGAAGCGCTCCCCGGACGGCTGTCCCGAGCCGTGGAAGTCAGCCGGGTAGACGCTCGGGATAGCCTCGGCCAGCTCCCGGGTCCAAAATTCCGCCGAGCGAGGCATGGCGGCGGCCAGCATTTTTTTCTGGCCGGTCGTTCGTTTCGTTTTCATCATCAGAGCCCCATTCCCGT encodes:
- a CDS encoding non-ribosomal peptide synthetase: MMKTKRTTGQKKMLAAAMPRSAEFWTRELAEAIPSVYPADFHGSGQPSGERFSASGVLPSELLDRAAEACGAAGEERGEMLASAVIALVYSAYNGVAEDLLLHYSPDGERASLPLRVRASNGMTFGDLFRLVREAGERMEEHGRYPVDLLMPSASIEVCAGGQRLSEPAAPLAIAFAAAGEGEADVLLTVSGDASRYLEGTVRSLPVRLLLLLEGAALAPEQSLLGLELSTSWDRSVSESMNATAQPYSDDAALTDLFRLSFEARRDRPAILGPDGVLTYAETERLSGQAAALVLEAAESSDEIVAILADRSPEFLVGVLGILRAGRAYLPLDPKAPEERNSRILNQSGARLVLCSAKYAGLVPDGLSVLPLDRLPASVAAVSGGPAATPRSLAYVIFTSGSTGMPKGVGVSHGSAVNRIEWMQKAYPLGPDDVILHKTPATFDVSVWELFWWLLAGCSVALLAPNEEANPEAILEAIERSSATALHFVPSMLNAFLDYAESTGSLPRLKSLRRVFCSGEALSPHHVGKFHALLGGQAELINLYGPTEATVDVSYHLTQPGDHPVPIGRPIDNLRLYVVDGLGRQRPVGMVGELCIAGVGVAEGYIRDPERTAERFVAMPSLGEERVYMTGDLARLRADGSIDYLGRNDRQVKVRGFRIELGEIEAALTSLPGVSDALVLGHVEGDGLLHLYGFVLPASRSVTARELSGSLAALLPKYMIPEGIIVVDAIPLTPNGKADRAALLALRGRQDEPSPDRIPPATEEELRMAGIWESVLGVQGIGVKDNFFALGGNSINFVTVLALANEQGRKITFQQLFKNPTIRGLLESTGEGGDGEEPEREVGQFDLVSAEDRSRMPAGIEDAYPMSMLQAGLVYQSIVMQGDNNYHDIVSYLISGKLDVPVFREAVRRLVAEQPIFRTSYNLRDFSRYLQLVHENPERLPLNVYDLSGLRTREEQERWYEDWFWKEQHRSFQWESPGLVQLHIHILSDDLYRYSISQHNSALDGWSMNKVHAYLFQTYFDLKNGVSRRSVRISGNDHNRYFIYLEQRAIQSEAHRNFWREQLDGAPSGLIPRARPSRPGRGNEVVFHDVKLPEGLSGKLVRLAAELMVPVKDILLASHIKFQSLLTRTSDVFTGYEIGGRPERLGAEDALGVFLNTMPFRVVLDEGGSWRGLIRSVYDAEAAALPYRRYPMAQVKQDQGNRSILFETVFNFTHFYSLKDIRDLPGFNLIDVRAAAITEFPLRIEYSRHFYTDEVELSLHYHTAEYDVEDMAVFGEVFIDILQSMVDRTEEAHAETAAGLRLARFDRLPSGQAEESGLAQAAPAEAAFRTDESGQEEGKPEYLAAVGRVKEIWSAVLGRPQEELDADDDFFLIGGSSLSAMKVSLLLDKRVPLKTIMQKSILRELALEIIDAGGSEEAPAQLLQCLSRSSEAARSVVFFPYAGGNALNFLPAAKAVEAMDADIAVYALELPGHDPHSGSGPLTDFHALARKAADEIGSRLGRTELILWGHCVGTALALEVTRLLEERSLPPKRLVLAAKTIGLPHDILETIGNAERLEFADIAGLHAEWSGTDELSTLGEDYERHLVRSFAHDSIESNRYLLSLWDREGEVCLRTPAVAAFAQDDPATAGFEASWSRWSRWVPGLELKTFGGGGHYFCRTLPSDVAAFIRAEADSFSRPLAPR